GACCTGCTGCTGGCGCTGACCCAGGAGGCGTTCGACAAGTACCACGAGGACCTCAAGCCGGGCGGCTTCCTCGTGGTGGACGCCGAGGCGGTGACGCGCCTGCCCGAAGCCCACCAGTGGAAGGTCGTCCGCGTGCCGTTCGAGAAGCTGGCGCGCGAGAAGGCGGGCAAGGTGATCGTCGCCAACATCGTCGCGCTCGGCGTGATGGTCCGCCTGTCGAAGGTCGTCAGCGAGAGCGCGGCCGAACAGGCGATCCTCGCCCGCGTTCCCCGCGGCACCGAGGAGCTCAAC
The bacterium DNA segment above includes these coding regions:
- a CDS encoding 2-oxoacid:acceptor oxidoreductase family protein, with product MSFRYELRLSGEGGQGLVLAGKILAEAAAIYDEKNATQSQSYGPEARGGASKSEVIISDGEIDYPKAENLDLLLALTQEAFDKYHEDLKPGGFLVVDAEAVTRLPEAHQWKVVRVPFEKLAREKAGKVIVANIVALGVMVRLSKVVSESAAEQAILARVPRGTEELNKRAYQIGLEAASELHRA